In the Pedosphaera parvula Ellin514 genome, TTCTCCTGTCCGTGTTCACTCTGGTGCTGCCGGTTTTGGCAGTTCTCGTTTTGGCAATAGTCATGTTGTTTGCCGTGAGGTGGGCGGTGCGCAAGTGGCGCAAGCGTCAGTTGAAGACGACCCGTGTTATGGCAACGGGATAGGCAAGGCTTCACGGTCCAGCCGTCGACCTGTTTTCAAATAGGAGTTGAAATGCACAGTTTCAACTCCTTGCTTTTTCACCTATTCAAATGCAGAGGTGGCAGGCTTCTTTGCGACCGAGGCACTGGCTTTTACCAGCTCGCCCGGTTTTAGAATCTCCAGATCGTGAATGGACCAGAACCAATGTTGAGATCTCCCGGTTTGAGTAATGCGGATGAATTTGGTTTTGGCGGGAGCAAAGGAAATGTCAGTCATCCAGGTTGTCCCATGTCCGGCGGCAACGGGCTGGCCCCATGTCTGGCCATCGTTGGACAGCTCTACTTTATAGCCGCGCGGAAAATCGTGAACCGAGCTTCCGGCGTTGAGTTCGATGCCGGTGATGGTTGTTTCCTCCGGTAATTCGATTTGGAACCACATGCCGGGCTTTTCCTGAGTGCCGGTGGAATAACGAGTGCTCAAATCGGCGTCGATGGCCAGCGCGGCAGTGGCGGAGCCATGACTGGCCGTGAGTTTCCATTGATTGCGATTGGCGAGCCGATGCGGCAATGAGGTGTTCAGTTCAGCAATGGTCCAAGGTTCGGCGCGATCTTTCAGTTCGGCGCGGACGCGGGCTACTTCATTTGGATAAATCATGGATGATTCGTTGCCGAAGCTGTTGCGGACATAGGATGTGACCGCGGCAATCCAGCCATCATCATTACTTTCCATCGGAACCATTTGCGCGTCGTACGTCTTCCCTGCCACCGGGCCGGCGAGTCCCTTCAGGACAACTCTGATAATGCCTTCGTGCGATGCATTGACCGTTTTGGAACCGGCCAAAGGCGGGGCCATGGTGGCACCGGGTTTGCCCCCCTGCAATGGCATGCCTTTGCCATCGGAACCGTGGCAGGAGAAACAAAGCTCCTTGTAAACCGCTTCGCCGCGGGTCATCAACTTTTTATCATCAGCGGTCAATTCAGTCGCGGATGAGGAAGAAGGTCTCAGCAACTGGTTGCCAATTTCCTTTACGCCACTGGAGGAGGTTGAGGCGAGGGTCGTTTCAATGAGTTTGGTGTAATCGGGCCATGTCAGAAGGTTGGCGGTCATGAGCACTTGAAGGACCACATTGGGATCGGAATCGCCGGTCAGTTGCTGGATGTCGGGAACCAGGGATTTGTCATTTCTTTTGTAAAGCGTTTCGCTGGTACGAATAGCCGCGATGCGCACCTGGGGATGTTCATCTTTGAGCTTTTCGCGGATCAATGCGGGTTCGAGGGCGCCCAGCCCTTCGAGGGCCCAAAGAGCATGGATGCGGGCGAGGTGATTCGTGCTTGTTTGTGCCATGATGGTGAGTGCTGGAGCCACCGATTTGTCGCCACGCAGAACGAGCAGTTTTTGGGCGGTATCACGCCACCAGCCATTGGGGCTTTCCAAATGCGTGACGAGCTGTGCGGGACTCTCATCCAGGAGATGTGATGCGGCACCAGGCTGAAAATCCTTGTGCACCAGCCGCCAGATGCGGCCGCGACCAAAGTTTTTTTCCAAACCATATTTTTGGACCTTGGGACGCAGAAAAGAATCTTTCTTCACCCAGTTGCCTTCCTGAATGATGCCGCGATACATGTCGACGATGTATAACGTGCCATCGGGCGCAGTGGTCAGGTTGACCGGACGGAAATTGGGATCCGTGGAGCGGATAAATTCCGATTTCTCGTAAGGGTTACTGAGACGGGTGATACCGTCAACCACTTCAACTTTGGCGCGACGGATAAGGCGTCCGACGGGTTCGCAGAAGAGGAGATCACCGCGTAAATCGGTGGGCAACTGGTCACCGCGAAAGATTTCACCGCCGCAAGTGGCGGTAAAGTGATTGAGCGTATTATCCTGAGGCCGGAAGCGAATGGTGCCACCCTGGACATCAGCGAGGCCGACCAGGGGCCAGACTTCGGCAAAACCCGGGGCAAACTGGCCGTTGGCAGAAAAGGCGCCATAAACTATGGGTTCCTGAAAATGGAGCGGCCCGAGTTCACCGCCGGCATTGACGAACCAGAGCTTGCCATAATTATCCTGCGCAATGCCCCATTGGCCGCCGTTCGAGGCGGTCCATTCCCGAACAGTGTTGGTTCCCTCCTGCCGGAGGCGGATGGCATTAACGGACATGTAAATCCAATTGTCCAAATCCCAGATCAGCCCGCCTTGTTGATGTTCCAGATTGCCGCCCCTGGCGCCACCGGCATAGAAAAGTTCCTTTTTGTCCGCGACACCGTCGCCATTGGTATCCCGGTAAAGCCAGAGATCATTGCTATCGGTCAAATTGACCAGCAAGCCATCTGCCATCGGCAGGATCATGCGTGGAAGGATGAGGTGATCAATGAATACGGTGTGTTTATCGAATACACCATCACCCTTGCTCGACCAATGAAGCGACACGCGGCCTTTGGGTGAGTATTCGTCCGTGCCATCAATGTCCTGCATGTAGGTGCGCATTTCCGCGACGAACATGCGGCCGTTGCCATCGAAAGCCGAAACGACCGGCTCCTTGATGATGGGATCGCTCACAACCAGTTGGAGGGAATAGCCGTCGGGCAACTGAATGGTTTTGGCTTCCTCTTCCGGTGAGAGATAAGGAGTGAAACCGGGAGCAGGTGCATCAGCAGCGAAGGATTGCGGACAAAATCCCAAGGTCGCCACCAACAGCAAATACAGCAAAGGACATTTCATATTCACAAAGAAATCAGGCTTATCTTTTTAAAGCTGAATGTATGCGACGAAAATTTGCAAGGCTCTGTTCATTAAATCGGGATCATAATCCGGAAATTACGGATGGTAAGAATCGTCAAAGATGCTGCTGAAGTACGCCGGATGGCGTTCGTAAGAGACGAGGGACATGTTGGAGCGTGGCTGCGCGGGGGATTCGATGGTGACAGCGGTTAATGCAATGCGCAGGCCAGGTCATTGGCTAGAATCATTTCAATCAGTTCCTCCACTCCCGTTCCGTGGCCCGCCTTGGTAACAAATTGAGCCCGTTGTTTGAGTGAGTCGAGAGCGTTGGCAACTGCCACGGTGCACCCGGAGATGCGTAGGAATGCAAAATCATTCTCCGCATCCCCCACCGCAACAGTTGCGACCGGAGGAATGTGCAGTTCAGTGAGCGCTGCTTGCAGGCCGGTGGCTTTGTCCACGTTGGCGGGAAGAATCATCACATCGCCCTTGTTCAGGATGACCTGCAAGCCAAGGTTGAGTTCCTTGATCGCCCGCTGCACGACTTCCTTGTAAGATTCATGGGTGGCGACGATTACCCGGCCGAGGGATAAGGGATGGACTCCACGTTCCCGCAACAGGTCGACGAATTGCCTTGGCGGTGGGGTAGCCAGAACTCTGGATTGTTTCCGAGCGGGGTGATAGAGCAGGGCACCGTTTTCGGCGATGACATAATCAAAAATGTTCAGTGTAGGAAAGACCTTCAGGAGATCGGGCAACTCACGTCCGGTGACCAAAATTATTTTGCGACCGGAGTCTTTCAGGCGTTGCAGGGCGGCAATGGTGGGATCAGCCACATTCCCATGCCACGCGATGGTGCCATCGAAATCGGTAGCCAAGGCCAGGAAGCGCATGCGGTTAATGATGTTTCTGCCACTTTTCCCAAGCCTGACTGGCGGCGCCCAGGGCGACTGCGTCGCCTTTTAATTGGGCCAGCCTGACCTTGAGGACTTCGCTTACCTCCGGAATGAGATACTCGCGGAGGCCGGTTTCCAACTCGGTGTGCACCAGTTCCGGCATTTCCATGGCGAGTCCTCCACCAATGACCAGCATATCAGGGTTGAGGAAATTGATGATATTGGAGAGCGCAATGCCGACCACGCGCATGCGGGCGCGCAGCATTTCCTCAATCCGATGATCCCCGTGTTGGATGGCGCGTTTGAGAACGCCCCAGGTGATCTGGGCAAGATCCGTGCCGACTTTGTTGTGGAGATAAGGAGCCCAGTCCTTTACCGCCATCACCAGGGCCTCACTGGCAATCGAGGCCTTGCTGGCAATACGATCGACAATGCCATGGCTCAAGGCGGCCTCCCGTCCGCCGATCGGCTGGGCCAGAATACCGCCCACCTGGCCACCCATGCTGGAAGAACCAGAGTAAAGCCTGCCATTGATGATGGCGGCACCGCCGACACCAGTACCGAAAAAAACGCCGAGGACGTTTTTGTAACCAACCGCAGCGCCGTGTTTAAATTCGCCGTAAATGCCCGCCTGCACATCGTTGCCGATAGTGACCTCAGTGTTGTGCTCCTTCTGTAGATATTTTCCAATGGGATAGTTTTCCAGACAGAGCAGATTGGGCGATTTGACGATGCTCAGCTTTTTTTGATCGACAAGGCCGGCACAGCCGATGCCGATGGTGACGAGTTTATGCTTTTTGATCTCCGCGCTTTTTTGCAGAGATTTGGTGGCATTCAGAAGATTTTTCGTGAATTCGTCGCAACCTTCCTCGGGGGCGGTTTTAAATTTTATGGACTTAAGCGGCCGGCAGTTTTCATCGACGAGTACGCAAAGTGTTTTGGTGCCTCCCAAATCTATTCCCAAAGCGGCTGGTTTGTTCATGAGCACTTTCGGGATGATAATAACTCAAAGGAGCTGGTTTTTGTATGGGGCATTGTGCGGAGGCCCGGAGCTTGCAGGACTGGAAAAAAGAAGTCTTATTTGCTTTTCTGCGGACTGGGCAACCATACGATGAAAACATATGGGGACATACAATGCGTTTTATATTCGGACCACTCCGCAGGCTGATTTATCCGGAATACAGGCGAGGTTTCCACGCGCAAAGATTGAGTTGGGAGCGCAATTCATCGGCGCTTCGTTGCCGGCGGATGATTATGAAGCTCCAGAAAGCGGCTTGGCGGACCTATCCAAAGACTACAGCACAGATGTATTTTGGTTGGCTTTTCAGAGTTCCGTGGATGCCTTCCAGTTTCACCATTGGAAGGTTGGGGTCATGGTTCGGTCGCTTGTTTATGGTTGTTTTCAAGAAGAGAGAACCTGGGAGCGGGTGGAGGGGATCCGCGAGCCATGGGAGAAGCTGGTGTTTTTTGATCCCATGAAGTTGGAAAGAGAGTTGAAATATCTGAAAACCGAACCAGAAAAGCATGCTTTGGAACGAATCTGGCGCGAAGAGGAAATTGTGGCCGGAAGTACTGAGCCGGGATTGGATGCACGAGATTGCGCGTGGGAAATAGCAAAACATTATGGATTTCCGGGGTGGACATGAGGCCGGTTTCACAGCTTGTTTTGACTGAACTTAATCCAGTAGGATTGCCTTCAAATAGTATGATGATCATCTGGCGAGGTTTGGGATTTCTGGTATTGGCAGTGGTTTTGGCCTGTGCACTTTTGGGTAACCTGATTTTCGATGCAGTGGAAGGACATGGTTACTTCGAAGCCCACCGCTGGCCTTTGGCATTGTCGCTGATTGTTGCGGCGGGGGTGTGCTGGAGTTTGGGAAATTACCTGCAGCAATGGTCGGTCGCAAAAGATAAAAATCAGGGTGATGAATCTGCCGGTACGTGGCCGAGACATACACTGTTTTTTATTCCGATGCATTACTGGGCGCCAATATTGCTGGTCATTGCCCTGTATCAGACTTTGGTGAGGTGATTGTATGGATATGGGTGCTCTGCCCATGGGTTCGGTGAGGGGTGAATCCAGCATTCGTGAATTCTAGCCTTTCGTTGAATGCCAATTTGGTGTTTAATAACAGAACTTTATGAGCAAAACGGCATTGTTATTTGCAGGTCAGGGCGCCCAGGTGGTGGGGATGGGCAAGGATTTGGCTGAGGCTTTTCCGACGGCCAAGGCATGGTTTGAAAGAGCCAATGCGGTGCTGGGCTATGACTTGGCGAAGATCTGTTTTGCCGGGCCGGAAGCGGACTTAACGAAGACGGAACATGCACAACCGGGGATCTTCCTGGTGAGCTGGATTGCGTATCATTTGTTGCGTGAGCGCGTTCCCGGTTTGAGCTTTGAGGCGACGGCTGGTTTGTCGCTGGGGGAATTTACGGCATTGGCAGCAGCCGAGACATTCGGCTTCGAAGATGGTTTGAAGGTGGTGCGTCAACGCGGCCAGTACATGCAGGAGGCGTGCGAAGTGACCAAGGGCGGGATGGCAGCGATCATTGGGTTGGATGAGGCGGTGACGCGAGAGGTTTGTGAGGCGGTTGGCGTGGAGTTGGCGAATTTGAACTGCCCGGGCCAACTGGTGATTTCAGGTGAGGCGGAAAAAATTGACCAGGCTTGTGAATTGGCGAAAGGCAAGGGAGCGAAGCGGGCGATGCCGCTGAGCGTCGCGGGAGCGTATCATTCGAAGCTGATGGCCGGTGCCCAGCCGAAATTGCAGGCGTCTTTGGCACAGATCCAATTGCACGACACGAAGGTGCCGGTAATTTCGAATGTAACCGCCAAGCCTCATGGGCGGGTGATGGATATCCAGATGCGCCTGGTGGAGCAGGTGACATCGTCGGTGCGTTGGGAGGAGTCGATGCGTTATTTGCTGTCGCAAGGCTTCACCCGCTTTATTGAACTCGGGCCAGGCAAGGCATTGAGCGGTTTCATGAAGCGGATCGATGGCACTGCGCAAATGTTTAACGTCGCAGATGCGGCGAGTCTCGAGGCGACCGTGAAGGCGCTTTCATAGAGATTGTCTGTCAACGCCATATGTTCTCAAAACTGAATAAATGGAGCGAACGATTATCGCGGAGGACTTCCAGCGGGGATTACATTGCGGAAATTGATGGTCTTCGTTTTCTGGCGATTGGTTCGGTGTTGGTATTCCACCTCATTTTCAGCATGGCCAGCGCATATGGTCGCCAGTTGCAGTCGTGGGAGCAGGGGATTTTCAGTGTGACGTCCCGGAACCCCTTTGGCGTCCAACTGTTTTTTGTCATTAGTGGATTCATATTGGCGATGCCTTTTATCCGGCATTTCGTTGGCGGGGAGAAGCCGGTCAGCATTGTCCGATATTACCTCAGGCGATTGACCCGGTTGGAGCCGCCCTATGTGATAGTGTTAGTCTCACTCTTTGCTGTGTCCTGGTTCTTATTAGATAGCAGAAAAGCGGATGATGATCCCGTCAAGCTCTTAGTACGGCTTTTTTATGGCTATGGATTGGTATATCACCATCCCCCTGAAATCGATGGGGTGACGTGGACGCTTGAAATTGAAGTTCAATTTTACCTGCTAGTACCACTGTTGGTGCAATTGTTTCGTTTCCCGGCGCTCATTCGACGCGGCATACTCGCAGGCGTTGTTTTATTGCTGCCCTGGATTCCAGTCAAAGGGATTTTGTACTTCACCGTGCTGAATAGCCTTGCTTACTTTCTGGGTGGGTTTTTGTTGGCGGACCTCTATCTGGCCACCCTCAAAAAAGAAACTGATGGCAAAGTCATGTATGATTGGGGGGCAGTTGCTGTTTTCGTCCTTGCGCTGAGTCTGCGAATCTCGAACGCCATGCCGCTGCTCATTTTTCTTTTTCTTTTCTTAATGTTCAGGGGACGATTATTACGCCGATGGTTTTCCTATAGACCTGTGTACGTTGTTGGCGGGATGTGTTATTCCATTTACTTGCTGCACTATCCGATCATGTCCATGTTCAGCAGGTGGCTGGCAAAGACGAGACCGCAACTGGCTTTCGGGCCGGCGGTGCTCCTCTCCATGCTGGTTTGCCTGCCAGTCGTCCTCGTGTTTTCAACCTGCTTCTTCGCCTTGATAGAGCGTCCCTGCATGGACTCCCGCTGGCCGAAGAAGTTGCTGGCATGGATGAAAGGGGATCTGGCGGTGGATTTGCGAGCGGAAGCCAAGCCGCCCAAAACATCGCCATAATTCAAAGCGTGGCAGCTCGTTTTGCGGGTGGGTTGGAGGGCGACGGCGTGAACTTTTCTCAACCAGCAAGCCAGAGTGGTTTTCTGCGAAAAAGTTGACACAACACTTTGGGTTGTCAAAAGTCTTTTTAAGGGGAGAATATAAGTATTAGAGAATGAGCAGAAATTCATCGTTCGCCAACTAACAGCCTGTCAAAGATGTACCCATGAGTTCCAGCTTCAAACCCGCCACCACCGGAGACCACAGCGAGCTTGTGCCGAGCGAAGCCGAAATGCGACTCAGGCTAATTTTGGATCACTCCCTCGATATGATGGCTTTTGTGCGCGTGGAACCGGGGCCGGTTTTCCGTGTGGTCTACATCAACGAAAAGTATATGGAGGGTATTGGTCGAAGCGGGTTCGCCCTGACCAAAGAAGATCTGATGAATAAGACTGTGGACGAAGTCCTTCGCAAAATACAAGCCAGCCCGTCACTTACCGAACAAGTCTTATTGAGGTACAGCGAGGCTGCCAGATCGATGCGGCCGCAGCGCTATGAAGAGATCATTGAAACGACCCAGGGCCGGTATTATGGCGAAAGCGTTTTGACGCCCGGTGCGGACAGCTCCGGTGGCTGCGCACTTATTCTTTACACTTCCCGTGAGGTAACCGAGCGCAAACTGGCGGAGAAGAAAATTCAACGGCTTAACCGGCTTTATGCTGTTTCCAGCAGCATCAACCAGGCCATTGTCCGTATCCGCGACACGGGCAAGTTGTATGAGCAGGCATGCCGCATCGCGGTGGAGGAAGGGCTGTTGCGGATGGCGTGGGTAGGATTGCCGGACCCGGCAACCGGCGCCATCAAGCCTGTTTCAAGCTGGGGCTTTAACGATGGCTATACAGATGCCATTACCATTTCCCTGAGCGATATGCCGCCTGAAGGACATGGGCCGGGAGGAAGGGCTTTTCGCAGCGGCATTTGCCATTTCTCCAATGATATTGCCAAAGATACATCTTTTGCTTCCCGTGCAGAGGCATTTAAACGGGGATATCGTTCGTGTGCGGCGTTTCCCTTGAAGGTGGGAGGAATCGTGACAGGTATTCTGGTCATCTATGCGGATCAGGTTGATTACTTCAATGATGAGGAGTTGAGATTGCTTAATGCGCTGGCCGAGAATATTTCGTTTGCGGTGGAGTCATTGGAGAAGGAAATGGAGAGGGGCCGGGTCGAAATGGCGTTGCGGATGAGCGAGGAACAGTATCGCAACGTGTTTGAAACAGTGGCAGAGGGATTGACCATCATTGAACTGGACGGGCGCATAGTGGAGGGGAACCCGGCAGTATGCAAAATGCTTGGTTATACGTGTGATGAATTTGTCCGGCTCAAGCCAGCCGACTTTATTCATCCGGATTCCATGAATTTGTTTTATACTTTCGTGCAGGAGGTGGGTCAGGGAAGGCGGTTCAATTGCGAGGCGAAAGGGGTGCGCAAGGATGGCACCGTGATACCGGTGGAGGTGCAGGGCTCTCCATTTTCTTATCGCGGGCGTCCGCACCTGCTGAGCATTGTGCGTGACGTGAGTGCGCGGCGAACTGCGGAGGAGTCGTTGCGAAAGAATGAAGAGGAGTTGCGGGTTACGTTCGAAAATGCGGCCATCAGCATTGCGCTGGTGAACATGGCTGGACATCCGGTGAAGTGCAATCCGGCGCTGGAGAAGTTTTTGGGTTATTCGGAAAAGGAACTGCGGCGAATGTCCTTTGCGGAATTTACGCATCCCGAAGATGTGGAGGCGGACATGGTTCTTTACCGGGAACTCATGGCAGGCACGCGGGACCATTATGAAATCGAGAAGCGGTTTATTCACAGAAACGGTGAAATAAAATGGGGCAGATTGACGGCGTCATTGGTTCGCGGAGCGGGCCAGGAGCCGCAATACGGGATTGGGATGGTGGAGGACATCACGGAATATAAACGTTCGCGAGCAGAGTTGCGCGAAAGTGAAGACCGTTTCAAACAATTGGCGGAAAATATCCAGGAAGTATTCTGGATGGCGAATACAGTGGAGGCCGAAGTGCTTTATGTCAGCCCGGCGTATGAAGAAATTTGGGGCCGAACGCGCGAGAGTTTATACCAATCCCCAAAGGCATGGATGGAGAATATTCATCCTGAAGATCGTCAGCGGGTGGCTGATGCGGTGGAGAAAAAGCAAGTCATCGGTCAATATGACGAGGAATACCGGATCATTCGTCCCGACGGAGAAATTCGCTGGATATCGGACCGCGGTTTCCCAATCAAGGATGAGACCGGGCACATCTACCGGATAGCGGGTGTGGCACAGGACATCACCCGGCGCAAACAGGCAGAACAGGCCGTTCAAGAAAGCCAGGCAAGACTGCAAGCCATTCTCGATAATAGTCCTAATTTGGTTTTCATGAAGGACCTCGAAGGCCGCTACCTGCTGGTGAACCGGCAGTTCGCAAAATCGTTCCATCTGACTCGCGAACAGATCATTGGCCGAATGGATACGGAGTTTCTGCCGGCAGCTCAGGCGGCCCTGTACCGGGGAAACGATCGGAAGGTGTTGAAGCAGGGTGAATTGATGGAGTTTACCGAAACCATGGAAAACCCGCACCGGATTTCCGTCGTTCACAAATTTCCGCTACGAGATTCTTCGGGAACCATCAAAGCACTTTGCGGGATCGCCACAGACATCACGGAGCGGATACTGGTGGAGGAGCAATTACGACGAAGTGAATCGCTGCTGGGTCATGCGCAACGCATTGCGGGGCTGGGAAGCTGGAGTTATGATTTCGCGACCAGGCTGGTGGAATGGTCGCCAGCAACGCTGGAAATCTTCAGGCTGCAGTCAGGTGAGTTTCCCGGGACGTTGGAGGCATTTTTCGAAATGGTGCATCCGGAGGATCGGCAAGGTTTGATCCGGGCCCAGGAGGAGGCGCTCCGCGGTGGCAAAATGATCGATCAAGAGTATCGCATCGTGCTGCGGGATGGCAGTGTGCGGAATGTGCAGGAGCGGGGCGAGGTGGTATGCGATGAGCATGGAGTGCCGCTCAAGCGTGTGGGTTCGATCCTGGATGTGACGGAGAGCCGGCGCAAGGAACAGTTGCTGCGCGAGCAGGCCGCACTGCTGGACAAGGCGCAGGATGCCATTCTCGTTCGCAACATGAATGATGAAGTGGTTTATTGGAACAAGAGCGCAGAACGCTTGTATGGATATACGATGAGCGAAGCCGCGGGGAGAAAAATCACGGACCTCATTTACAAGGATACAACGATCTTTGATGAGACCAGGCAGGCACTGCTGACGAAGGGGGAATGGCATGGAGAAATAGCACAGGTAACCAAGAGCGGGCGGGAGGTGCTGGTGGAGGCAAGGTGGACGCTGGTGCGTAATGATCAAGGCGAACCACAATCAGTCCTGGCCATCAACACCGATATCACAGAGAAAAAGAAGCTGGAGAACCAGTTCCTGCGGGCACAACGGATGGAAAGCATCGGAACACTTGCCGGCGGCATTGCGCACGACCTGAACAACGTGCTGGCGCCCATCCTGATGTCGTGTGAGTTATTGGAGCACGAATTGAGGGATGCGGAAATTCGCGAAGTTATTTCCAGCATTAAAACCGGTGCTCAAAGGGGTGCGGATCTCGTCCGGCAGGTCTTGTCATTCGCGCGCGGGGTGGAGGGACGCAGGCTGGCATTGCAACCCAGGCATTTAATCCGTGAAATTGAGCAGATCATGGGGGAGACATTCCCCAAATCGATACAGGTCGATGTTTCGCCGGATCCGGAGCTGTGGATGGTCGTGGGGGATCCAACGCAACTGCACCAGGTGTTGCTGAATCTTTGTGTGAATGCGCGGGATGCCATGCCCGCGGGTGGGCAGTTGACTCTCAGTGCCGGGAATGTGTTGCGGGAGGAGAATCAGTTGATGGCAGGGCTAAATTCCCAGGCCACCGCCTACGTGGTGATCAGGGTTGCGGATACCGGAACCGGCATTCCACCGGAGCTACGCGAGAAGATTTTTGATCCCTTCTTCACGACCAAGGAAGTGGGCAAGGGAACAGGTTTGGGGCTTTCGACCACGCTGGCAATTATAAAAAGCCACGACGGATTCATCCACGTTTCCAGCGAACCCGGGCGCGGATCAACGTTCGAAATTTATTTGCCGGCTCAGAAGGCGGCATCAAAGGCGGCGTCATCGCGAAACGAGCCCGAGCTTCCGCGGGGGAACGGCGAGTTGATTCTGCTGGTGGAGGATGAGCCATCGATTCTGAAGATTACCCAGCGGACCCTGGAGGGGTTCGGCTACCGGGTTTTGACGGCTGCGAATGGGGCTGACGCGGTTGGGATATATAGCAAACATGGAAGTGAAGTGGCTGTGGTGGTGACAGACATGATGATGCCGGTGATGGATGGTTCGGCCATGATCCATGCCTTGAGGAGCATGAATCCGCAGGTGAAAGTGATTGCTTCCAGCGGGCTTTCCACGCCGGAGAGCATGCACAGGACCACGGAGATGGGAGTGCCATTTCTGGCCAAACCGTACAAGGCGGAAGCGCTTTTAAGTGCTTTGAGGGAGATGATAGACGGGCGTTAAACGATGGACCCTGGTTGCTGCCCAGCGCGGTTGCTATTTTAAAACCAGCCGGTAGCCGAC is a window encoding:
- a CDS encoding PAS domain S-box protein, translating into MSSSFKPATTGDHSELVPSEAEMRLRLILDHSLDMMAFVRVEPGPVFRVVYINEKYMEGIGRSGFALTKEDLMNKTVDEVLRKIQASPSLTEQVLLRYSEAARSMRPQRYEEIIETTQGRYYGESVLTPGADSSGGCALILYTSREVTERKLAEKKIQRLNRLYAVSSSINQAIVRIRDTGKLYEQACRIAVEEGLLRMAWVGLPDPATGAIKPVSSWGFNDGYTDAITISLSDMPPEGHGPGGRAFRSGICHFSNDIAKDTSFASRAEAFKRGYRSCAAFPLKVGGIVTGILVIYADQVDYFNDEELRLLNALAENISFAVESLEKEMERGRVEMALRMSEEQYRNVFETVAEGLTIIELDGRIVEGNPAVCKMLGYTCDEFVRLKPADFIHPDSMNLFYTFVQEVGQGRRFNCEAKGVRKDGTVIPVEVQGSPFSYRGRPHLLSIVRDVSARRTAEESLRKNEEELRVTFENAAISIALVNMAGHPVKCNPALEKFLGYSEKELRRMSFAEFTHPEDVEADMVLYRELMAGTRDHYEIEKRFIHRNGEIKWGRLTASLVRGAGQEPQYGIGMVEDITEYKRSRAELRESEDRFKQLAENIQEVFWMANTVEAEVLYVSPAYEEIWGRTRESLYQSPKAWMENIHPEDRQRVADAVEKKQVIGQYDEEYRIIRPDGEIRWISDRGFPIKDETGHIYRIAGVAQDITRRKQAEQAVQESQARLQAILDNSPNLVFMKDLEGRYLLVNRQFAKSFHLTREQIIGRMDTEFLPAAQAALYRGNDRKVLKQGELMEFTETMENPHRISVVHKFPLRDSSGTIKALCGIATDITERILVEEQLRRSESLLGHAQRIAGLGSWSYDFATRLVEWSPATLEIFRLQSGEFPGTLEAFFEMVHPEDRQGLIRAQEEALRGGKMIDQEYRIVLRDGSVRNVQERGEVVCDEHGVPLKRVGSILDVTESRRKEQLLREQAALLDKAQDAILVRNMNDEVVYWNKSAERLYGYTMSEAAGRKITDLIYKDTTIFDETRQALLTKGEWHGEIAQVTKSGREVLVEARWTLVRNDQGEPQSVLAINTDITEKKKLENQFLRAQRMESIGTLAGGIAHDLNNVLAPILMSCELLEHELRDAEIREVISSIKTGAQRGADLVRQVLSFARGVEGRRLALQPRHLIREIEQIMGETFPKSIQVDVSPDPELWMVVGDPTQLHQVLLNLCVNARDAMPAGGQLTLSAGNVLREENQLMAGLNSQATAYVVIRVADTGTGIPPELREKIFDPFFTTKEVGKGTGLGLSTTLAIIKSHDGFIHVSSEPGRGSTFEIYLPAQKAASKAASSRNEPELPRGNGELILLVEDEPSILKITQRTLEGFGYRVLTAANGADAVGIYSKHGSEVAVVVTDMMMPVMDGSAMIHALRSMNPQVKVIASSGLSTPESMHRTTEMGVPFLAKPYKAEALLSALREMIDGR